The following proteins come from a genomic window of Caloenas nicobarica isolate bCalNic1 chromosome 6, bCalNic1.hap1, whole genome shotgun sequence:
- the LOC135990383 gene encoding rac GTPase-activating protein 1-like: MLQRRCGRLLARLERALQLLELGGSVEEDYIRIARCFEAMRQRCCRLEQDGRRVREQLARVEAERAALEVKLKHARNQVEVEMKKRHRAEAELEKQERKLQLVFESLMQEPLGSGMLSREQCSVLSALTGQCLGAALAPGRRSSAVDESCQSLLSHSDISYDHTEDDMDVDMTVMRTLKRKSQERQRVSLAPQIGPMVVAKRHRSSVASSNTASIPPVPPPAKGLGPASSLLPAALVPRRSRSHQGHRVSTCAELTTVWGTSEEPGCRAPGQDSHTEGGSAEQPVPAPIPSPPRGHPPRQHQFTSKTVIRPQPCSICGSRIRFGKAAVRCRQCQLLLHPKCREQCPLSCVPRPHHHAWPREGVLADFAPATPPLVPALVVQCVTEVEMRGLTETGLYRVPGTEQLVREWKQRLLQAGGALPALSSVTDIHVVCGVLKDFLRGLKEPLVTFGLHPAFLRAADIPDAAACATALRHMVSKLPPANRDTLAFLMLHLLRVSHSPDCKMDILNLSRVFGPTLVGHASANPTPLVIMEDTPRQCKVVAQLLSLPPDFWRGFLGPEQENLVPVPSLGGECESFFRPVISPERKPGQLSPASTCCLPNTLQSCVGTATSPPQGLAPRKVGRFFPSLV, encoded by the exons ATGCTGCAGCGGCGCTGCGGACGGCTCCTGGCCCGGCTGGAGCGggcgctgcagctgctggagctcgGCGGCAGCGTGGAGGAAG ACTACATCCGGATCGCTCGGTGCTTCGAGGCGATGCGCCAGCGATGCTGCCGGCTGGAGCAGGACGGGCGGCGGGTCCGAGAGCAGCTGGCCCGGGTGGAGGCTGAGCGGGCGGCGCTGGAGGTGAAGCTCAAGCATGCCCGCAACCAGGTGGAGGTGGAGATGAAGAAGCGGCACCGGGCAgaggctgagctggagaagcag GAGCGAAAACTTCAGCTGGTCTTTGAGTCCCTGATGCAAGAGCCGTTGGGCAGTGGGATGCTGAGCAGGGAGCAGTGCTCTGTCCTCAGCGCCCTGACAGGACAGTGCCTCGGGGCGGCCCTGGCGCCGGGCAGGAg GTCATCTGCAGTGGATGAGTCATGCCAGTCTCTCCTGTCCCATTCAGACATCAGCTATGACCACACTGAGGATGATATG GATGTTGATATGACTGTCATGCGGACCCTGAAGCGGAAATCCCAGGAGAGGCAG cgTGTGTCCTTGGCCCCTCAGATTGGCCCTATGGTGGTGGCAAAGCGACACCGATCTTCTGTGGCATCCAGCAACACT GCAAGCATCCCCCCTGTGCCACCTCCAGCCAagggcctgggccctgccagcagcctcctgcccgCTGCTCTGGTGCCACGACGCTCCCGCTCCCACCAGGGACACCGTGTCTCTACATGTGCAG agctgaccACAGTTTGGGGCACCAGTGAGGAGCCGGGCTGCCGTGCCCCGGGGCAGGACAGCCACACCGAGggtggctctgcagagcagccagtgCCAGCACCCATCCCCTCACCACCACGAGGTCACCCACCGCGCCAGCACCAGTTCACCTCCAAAACT GTGATCCGCCCCCAGCCATGCAGCATCTGCGGCTCCCGCATCCGCTTTGGGAAGGCTGCTGTCAGGTGCCGCcagtgccagctgctgctgcaccccaaGTGCCGGGAGCAGTGCCCCCTTTCCTGTGTGCCCCGGCCTCACCACCATGCCTGGCCCCGCGAG GGTGTGCTGGCTGATTTTGCCCCTGCTACGCCACCCTTGGTGCCCGCACTGGTGGTGCAGTGTGTGACTGAGGTGGAGATGCGAGGCTTGACAGAG ACAGGGCTGTATCGGGTGCCgggcacagagcagctggtgCGGGAGTGgaagcagaggctgctgcaggctggaggTGCACTGCCTGCTCTCAGCAGCGTGACCGACATCCATGTGGTATGTGGGGTGCTCAAGGACTTTCTGCGGGGGCTCAAGGAGCCGCTGGTCACCTTCGGCCTCCACCCTGCCTTCCTGCGGGCTGCAG atatcccagatgctgctgcctgtgccacaGCCCTCCGCCACATGGTGAGCAAACTGCCCCCGGCCAACAGGGACACCCTGGCTTTCCTCATGCTGCACCTGCTTAG GGTGTCGCATAGCCCCGACTGCAAGATGGACATCCTCAACCTGTCCCGCGTGTTTGGTCCCACGCTGGTAGGGCATGCCTCGGCAAACCCCACACCACTTGTCATCATGGAGGACACACCACGGCAGTGCAAG GTGGTGGCTCAGCTCCTCTCGCTGCCGCCCGACTTCTGGAGAGGCTTCCTGGGGCCAGAGCAGGAGAACCTGGTGCCAGTGCCATCCTTGGGGGGTGAATGCG AGTCATTCTTCCGCCCCGTCATCTCCCCAGAGCGCAAGCCAGGCCAGCTGAGCCCAGCCAGCACCTGCTGcctccccaacaccctgcagagctgtgtgggCACAGCTACCTCACCCCC GCAGGGGCTGGCCCCGAGGAAGGTGGGACGGTTCTTCCCTTCTCTAGTGTAG